In bacterium 336/3, the following proteins share a genomic window:
- a CDS encoding 3-ketoacyl-ACP reductase, translating to MKLLENKVALITGASKGIGKAIAEKFAEQGAKVAFTYLSSVEKGQALENELKSKGVEAKGYRSDASDYKQADELVTQVLADFGKIDILVNNAGVTQDGLLMRMTEEQWDKVININLKSVFNLTKAILKPMMKAKYGSIINITSVVGIRGNAGQANYASSKAGIIGFTKSVALELGSRNIRSNAVAPGFIETDMTDELANKAEWLNQIPLKRGGNPQEVADACVFLGSDMSSYITGQVLQVDGGMLT from the coding sequence ATGAAACTATTAGAGAACAAAGTGGCTCTTATTACAGGTGCTTCCAAAGGTATTGGAAAAGCCATTGCCGAAAAATTTGCTGAACAAGGAGCAAAAGTTGCTTTTACTTACCTTTCAAGTGTAGAAAAAGGACAAGCCTTAGAAAATGAATTAAAGTCGAAAGGTGTTGAAGCAAAAGGCTATCGTTCAGATGCTTCGGATTATAAACAAGCAGATGAACTTGTAACTCAAGTTTTGGCAGATTTTGGTAAAATAGATATTTTAGTGAATAATGCAGGCGTAACACAAGATGGTTTACTCATGCGTATGACAGAAGAACAATGGGATAAAGTAATCAATATCAATTTGAAATCTGTTTTTAATCTTACCAAAGCAATCCTAAAACCCATGATGAAGGCTAAATATGGTTCTATCATCAATATTACTTCGGTTGTAGGTATCAGGGGGAATGCAGGACAAGCCAATTATGCTTCTTCTAAAGCTGGAATTATTGGTTTTACAAAATCGGTAGCTTTGGAATTGGGTTCTCGTAATATTCGTTCTAATGCAGTAGCTCCTGGTTTTATTGAAACAGATATGACTGATGAACTTGCTAATAAAGCGGAGTGGCTCAACCAAATTCCATTGAAAAGAGGAGGCAATCCTCAAGAAGTCGCTGACGCTTGTGTATTTTTAGGTTCAGATATGTCTTCTTACATCACAGGGCAGGTACTTCAAGTGGATGGTGGAATGCTGACCTAA
- a CDS encoding Crp/Fnr family transcriptional regulator has protein sequence MDELKKNISNYISLSEQEMDIFCSEFTFKTLKRKEFLFQEGQVCKTVVFIRKGCLRYFYMNEGEEKTGQFFFENGWYTDYDSFLTQKPTQQFTQALEPTELWVLSKENLYKLYENNPKIERFGRIMAENAYLGSRKNNIDFLTLNPEERYLKLITERPKIMERVSLKYIASYLGIKPESLSRIRKRLFLQKQNS, from the coding sequence ATGGATGAATTGAAAAAAAACATCTCTAATTATATATCACTTTCCGAGCAAGAAATGGACATTTTTTGCTCGGAATTTACTTTTAAAACTCTCAAACGTAAAGAATTTTTATTTCAAGAAGGGCAAGTTTGTAAAACTGTTGTTTTTATTAGAAAAGGATGTTTGAGATATTTTTATATGAATGAAGGAGAAGAAAAAACTGGACAGTTTTTCTTTGAAAATGGCTGGTACACAGATTATGACAGTTTTCTTACTCAAAAGCCAACACAACAATTTACACAAGCATTAGAGCCTACTGAACTTTGGGTTTTATCCAAAGAAAATCTATACAAACTATATGAAAACAATCCTAAAATAGAGCGTTTTGGGAGGATTATGGCAGAAAATGCTTATTTAGGTTCTCGAAAAAATAATATAGATTTTCTTACACTCAATCCTGAGGAACGCTATTTAAAACTGATTACAGAACGTCCCAAAATTATGGAGAGAGTTTCTTTAAAATATATTGCATCTTATTTGGGCATAAAACCTGAAAGTCTGAGTCGTATCCGAAAAAGGCTTTTTTTACAAAAACAAAACTCTTAA